The genomic region AATCGTAACACCCGGAACCAATCTGGATACTCAGGCATTAGATGAGACAAAGAATAATTATATTATGTGTATCGCCTATGCATCAGATCATTACGGCGTATCAGTTGCCGATGTATCAACCGGCGAATACATGGTAACCGAGATCGAAAATTCAGAAAAATTATTTGATGAGATCTACAAATTCATGCCTTCAGAACTGATCTGCAATGAAGCGTTCTATATGAGCGGAATGGATTTTGAATTATTGAAAGAAAAACTTGGAATTACCGTATATTCCCTGGATTCCTGGTATTTTGATGATGCAATCTGTGAACGGATATTAAAGGAACATTTCCATGCAGGGACAATTGAAGGATTGGGACTTGCCGACTATGACTGTGGCGTGATCGCAGCCGGCGCACTCATGCAGTATCTGGTAGAGACACAGAAAAGAGATTTATCACACATTTCTCATCTGACAATCTACGCAGCCGGAAAATATATGCTTCTGGATAGCTCGACGAGACGTAATCTGGAGTTGTGTGAAACACTGCGCGACAAGCAAAAACGTGGTTCCCTTCTCTGGGTACTGGATAAGACAAAGACCGCAATGGGCGCAAGAACATTACGCAAATACATTGAACAGCCGTTAATTGACAAAAATGCAATTGAAAAACGACTGGATGCCGTAGATGAACTGATGAAAAATGCGATTTCCAGAGAGGAGATCAGAGAATATCTTTCACCGGTTTACGATCTCGAACGACTGGTATGCAAAATCACATATCAATCTGCCAATCCAAGAGATCTGATCGCATTCCAGACTTCACTTGCCATGCTTCCACATATTAAGTGTATCTTAAGTGACATGCAGACACCGCTTTTAAAGGAACTGTATGAAGAGCTGGATACATTGGAAGATCTGTGCAAGCTGGTTAGTGATTCTATCAGGGAGGATCCACCGATCGCCATGAAAGAAGGCGGTATCATAAAAGATGGATACAATGCAGAAGTCGACAAACTCCGCAATGCCAAATCCGACGGGAAGGACTGGCTTGCCAAACTGGAAACAGATGAGCGGGAAAAGACAGGAATCAAGAATCTGCGTATCAAATACAACAAAGTATTTGGCTATTATCTGGAAGTTACCAATTCTTTTAAAGATCTGGTACCGGATTATTATACAAGAAAGCAGACTCTTGCCAATGCAGAGCGTTATATCATTCCGGAATTAAAAGAACTGGAAGACACGATTCTTGGTGCGGAAGATAAACTGTACGCACTGGAATACCAGCTTTATTCTGAAGTCAGAGATACGATTGGAAAAGAGGTCGTACGTATTCAGAAGACAGCCAAAGCTATTGCAAAATTAGATGCATTTGCCTCACTTGCACTGGTTGCGGAGCAGAATAATTACGTCAGACCGAAGATGAACGATAAAGGACTGATCGACATCAAAGACGGAAGACATCCGGTAGTAGAAAAGATGATTTCCAATGACATGTTTATTTGTAACGATACATATCTGAATGATAAAAAGGATCGTATTTCCATTATCACAGGACCAAATATGGCCGGTAAATCAACCTACATGAGACAGACTGCGCTGATCGTCCTGATGGCGCAGATTGGTTCATTTGTTCCGGCTTCATCCGCTAACATCGGTGTGGTTGACCGCATCTTTACACGAGTGGGTGCATCAGATGACCTTGCAAGCGGCCAGAGTACTTTCATGGTCGAGATGACGGAAGTTGCTAATATTCTCCGTAATGCGACAAGTAAGAGTCTTCTGATCCTTGATGAGATCGGTCGCGGAACCAGTACTTTTGACGGTTTAAGCATTGCCTGGGCAGTGATCGAGTATATCAGCAACAGCAAATTGCTTGGGGCAAAGACGTTATTTGCAACACATTATCATGAACTGACTGAGCTTGAAGGAAAAATTGAAAATGTCAATAATTACTGCATTGCCGTAAAAGAAAAAGGTGATGATATCATTTTCCTGCGTAAAATAGTAAAAGGTGGTGCTGATAAGAGCTACGGAATTCAGGTCGCAAGACTTGCCGGAGTTCCGCAGTCAGTTACGGACAGGGCGAAAGAAATCGTAGAAGAACTGGTGCAGGCAGATGTAACCGGACGTATCAAGGACATTGAAGTGCAGGGACAGGAATCTTCCAAACAAAAAACAAAGCATTTTGATGAGGTAGATCTTGCCCAGATGTCATTATTTGATACCGTAAAAGACGACGACGTAATTAAGGAGATTAAGGATCTGGATCTAGCCAATCTGACTCCGATCGACGCATTAAATACATTATATCAGCTTCAGAACAAGCTGAAAAACAGGTGGTAAACGATGAGTAAAATTCAGGTGTTAGACCCGATTACAATTGATAAGATAGCAGCAGGAGAGGTCATTGAAAGACCCGCTTCTGTTGTAAAAGAACTGGTAGAAAATGCCATCGACGCAGGTGCTACGGCAATTGTGGTAGAGATAAAAGAGGGCGGGATTTCCTTTATGCGCATTACAGATAACGGATGCGGGATTGAACGGGATGACGTCCGTTCTGCATTCTTACGGCATTCAACGAGTAAAATCCGTTCTGTAGATGATCTGGTCCATATCGGTTCACTGGGCTTTCGCGGTGAAGCGTTATCCAGCATCTCTGCAGTTGCACAGGTAGAACTGATTACCAAGACCAGGGACCAGACCTTCGGAACTTTATATCGTATCGCAGGCGGCAAAGAGGAAGACCTTGAAGATACCGGAGCACCGGACGGAACGACATTTATTATAAGGCAGTTGTTCTATAATACTCCGGCCAGAAGAAAATTTTTAAAGACACCTATGACTGAAGCAAGTCATGTAGGAGATCTGATGACAAGACTTGCACTTTCGCATCCACACATTTCTTTTCAGTTTATCAACAACGGACAGTCGAAATTGCATACATCCGGCAACGGCAAACTCAAAGATGTGATCTACCATATCTATGGACGTGATATCGCAGCAAATCTTCTAAAAGCAGAATACGATGCAAAAGGCCTGAAAGTCACAGGATTTCTCGGGAAACCAATCATTTCCAGAGGAAACCGTAATTTTGAAAATTATTATGTCAATGGAAGATATGCCAAGAATAATATCATTTCCAGAGCCATTGAAGACGCATATAAAGATTTTACCATGCAGCACAAGTATCCGTTCGTGGTACTGCATATCGAGATTGACGGTGAACATGTAGACGTCAATGTACATCCAACTAAAATGGAACTGCGTTTTAATAACCAGCAGGAAGTATATAATGCCATCTACTCAGCGGTTGATCAGGGTCTTCACGAGAAAGAACTGATCCCGCATGTGGAGATGCCGGAACCAAAGCCGGTTGTTTCCAATACACCGGCATATGCGCCGAAACCAAAGACTGGATCTGTTTCTCAGACCCCGGCGGCGGTCCAGACAGGAGCAACATCAGGAATGACTGGTGGTGTAACATCCGCATCGATGCCGCAACGGAAAAAAGCAATTGTGCCGCCTCCGCAGGAGCGTGATCTGGAATACTTCATGTCCAGGATGAAAGAACGGGTTCTGGCAGAGCATGAAGAGAAGAAGAGAAGAGAAAAGATTGCAACAAAGCAAGCAGTACATACGACAGAAAATATAGCAGAAAATATTTCGGTAAAAGAAAGCCCGTCGTTTTCTTCTGCTTCAACACCTTCAAACGTAGCAGAAGAAAAAATACCTTACATGCAGAATGCATCCAGCAAATCAAAAATAACAATGTCGACGAATACAGACGAAACAACTAAACCAGAACCGTCTCTTACGGAAACACCGAAACAGATGGAGCTTTTTGAAGATCATCTGCTTACAAGAGAGGCCATGCAGAAATATAAAGTCGTTGGTCAGGTATTTGAAACCTATTGGCTGGTAGAATATGATAACAGCCTGTACATCATCGACCAGCATGCGGCGCACGAACGGGTTCTGTATGAAAAGACTTTAAAATCCATGAAAACCCGGGAATTCACCTCACAGATGATCAGCCCTCCGATCGTACTGAACTTAAGCATGCAGGAAGCAGAGCTTCTGAACACCTACATGGATCAATTTACAAGGATTGGATTCGAGATTGAGGAGTTTGGTCAGGATTCTTATGCCGTCCGCGCCGTACCAGATAATCTGTTCAGTATTGCAAAGAAAGAACTGCTGATCCAGATGTTGGACAGTCTTTCGGATGAAATTACCAGAAATCAGTCTCCGGATCTCATCGACGAAAAGATTGCTTCGATGTCATGCAAAGCTGCCGTAAAGGGCAACATGAAACTGTCGGTGCAGGAAGTAGATGCGCTGATCGGTGAACTGCTATCACTGGACAACCCGTATCACTGCCCACACGGAAGACCTACCATTATCGCAATGACAAAACGAGAACTGGAAAAGAAATTCAAGAGGATTGTGTAAAATGAAAAAGAAACCATTAGTAGTACTAACAGGGCCTACGGCCGTTGGCAAAACAAAAGCCTCCATTGGACTTGCAAAAGCCATCGGAGGAGAAATCATTTCTGCTGACTCCATGCAGGTGTATGAATATATGGATATCGGTTCCGCGAAGATACGTCCAGAAGAGATGCAGGGGATTCCTCATTATCTGGTAGACGAATTAAAGCCATGGGACGAATTCCATGTAGTCCGTTTCCAGCAGATGGCAAAAAAAGCTATGGAACAAATCTACGCTAACGGTCACATTCCAATCATTGTAGGAGGGACCGGATTCTATATCCAGGCATTACTATATGACATTGATTTTACCAGCACTTCACAGGATGACAATTATCGTCAAGACCTGGAAAATCTGGCAAAAGAAAAAGGGGCGGAATATCTGCACAATATGTTACGCGAAATTGATCCAAAGTCCGCTGAAGATATTCATGCCAATAATATAAAACGTGTGATCCGTGCGCTTGAATATTATCATCAGACCGGTCAGAAAATGTCCAGACACAATGAAGAAGAGCGTCAGAAAGAGTCTCCGTATGAATTTGTTTATTTTGTTCTCAACGCACCAAGGGAACAGCTTTATCAGAGAATTGACCGACGTGTGGATCAGATGATGAGCGAAGGGCTTGTTGAAGAAGTAAAACGGCTGAAAGAGATGGGCTGTACCAAAGAGATGGTTTCAATGCAGGGATTAGGATACAAAGAAATACTGGCATATCTGGACGGAGAGTATGCTCTTGACGAAGCAGTATATACAATCAAACGCGATACCCGGCATTTCGCCAAGAGACAGCTTACCTGGTTCCGGCGTGAGCGGCAGGTCACATGGATCCAAAAAGAAAAATATGATTATGACGAAGAAAAAATCTTAGAAGCAATGATTTCACATCTGGAGGGAAAAATATGCTAAAGAAAAAACTGAGGGGTAAATCAAAGTTTTTGCGAAAAATGAATGAATTAATGGAAATTTATTCACGCAATCAGGATACAGCATTTGCATATCGCGAACTTCTCGGACTGGAACCGCTGATCAAGTACGAGGGAGAGAGGGCCATGTTCGATCTTAACAGAGCTTCGCTCTTATATGATATGGAAAGATACCGCGAAGCGGAAAATGTGCTTCGCCGCATTCCGTCCATCAATCCGATGTTTGATGCGATGTGCGAATCCCTGCGGTTTAAAATTTTAGATGCAAAATAAACAGATGATAAATTTTTCAGAAAGAAGGATAACAGACAATTATGATACCAATGAACACAATTTATAATGAAATGGGCATTCGTGAAACAGTCCTTTCATTTGGAAAAAATATAGAAAAAAATCTGAAAGACAGATTCGAAAAGATAGATGAGATTGCAGAATACAATCAGTTGAAAGTAATAAAAGCCATGCAGGACAACCGTGTCAGTGCCGGATGTTTTAATTATGCCAGCGGATATGGTTATGATGATCAGGGCAGAGATACACTTGAAAAAGTATATGCGTCTATTTTTCACACAGAAAGCGCACTTGTACGTCCGCAGATCACTTGCGGAACACATGCTCTGTCACTCGCACTTGCGGCAAATCTAAGACCCGGAGATGAACTTCTGGCACCTGCCGGAAAACCGTATGATACTTTGGAAGAAGTGATCGGTATCCGGCCGTCAAACGGTTCGCTTGCTGAATACGGCATCTCATATTCCCAGGTAGACCTTCTGGCAGATGGCACTTTTGATTATGAAAACATCAAAAAAGCAATCAATGATAAGACAAAAATGGTAGCAATCCAACGTTCCAAAGGTTACCAGACCAGGCCGAGTTTCTCCGTAAAGCAGATTGGAGAACTGATCACATTTGTAAAAGGGATCAAACCGGATCTTGTCTGTATGGTTGATAACTGTTATGGCGAATTCGTTGAAACAATTGAGCCAAGTGATGTCGGAGCAGATATGACCGTTGGATCTCTGATCAAAAATCCGGGCGGCGGTCTTGCTCCGATCGGTGGATATATTGCAGGACGTGAAGATTTAATTGATGCCTGCGGATATCGCCTGACTTCTCCTGGACTCGGAAGAGAAGTAGGCGCATCGCTTGGTGTGATGAAGGATTTCTATCAGGGATTATTCCTTGCGCCGACAGTATCTGCATCCGCATTAAAGGGCGCAATTTTTGCAGCAAATATTTATGAAAAACTTGGTTTCCCTGTAATTCCAAACGGGACAGAAAGCCGGCATGATATTATTCAGGCAGTAGAATTCGGAATTCCCGAAGGTGTAATTGAATTCTGCAAAGGAATTCAGGCGGCCGCTCCGGTGGATTCTTATGTTACACCTGAACCGTGGCCGATGCCTGGATATGATTCGGATGTTATTATGGCCGCCGGTGCATTTGTCCAGGGATCGTCTATTGAATTGAGTGCAGATGGTCCGATCAAGCCTCCATATGCGGTATATTTTCAGGGCGGACTTACCTGGCCACATGCAAAACTGGGAATTCTGATGTCTTTAGAATATCTGGTCCGCGCAGGAATCGTAACCTTATAAATTTATAAAAATCTATGCAGAAAAAGAGGATTTGCAGATGAAGAAAATAGCAATCATTGGCGGCGGTGCTTCCGGTCTTGTAGCTGCGATTGCAGCTGCAAGATCAAACCAAAAAGTTCAGATTACGATATATGAGCAAAAAGATTCTGTCGGGAAAAAGATTCTCGCAACAGGAAACGGAAGGTGTAATCTGACGAACAAAGATATGAAATCTTCTTATTACCGCAGTGAAAATATTCCATTTGTTGAAGAAGTGTTAGAGCAGTTTGGGTATGAAGATACCATACGCTTTTTCTCATCTCTCGGACTTATGGTCAAAGAAAGAGGAAATTATGTCTATCCACATTCAGATCAGGCATCTACCGTTCTGGAATTATTAAAACTGGAACTTCACCGGCTTGGCATCAAAATTCTTACCGGTGTTCAGGTAACGGATATTACCCCGATATCGTCCGGCTTTATGATAAAGCTAAATACAGGAAAACAGAAAGCGGATGCTGTAATTCTGGCCTGTGGTGGAAAGGCCAGTTCAAAACTGGGATCTGATGGCAGCGGATACACACTGGCAAAGGGCCTGGGACATACAATGGTTCCCGTGGTTCCGGCGCTGGTACAGCTTAAGGTCAGGAAAAATCTATTCGCCAAAGCAGCCGGTGTCCGAACCGATGCTTCCGTAACCGCAATCTGTGACGGGAAAGCCATTGCTTCTGACCGCGGAGAATTACAGCTTACAGCGTATGGAATTTCCGGAATTCCTGTATTTCAAATCAGCCGCTATGTTGCGAAAGCTTTATATCTCAAGCAAAATGCAAAGGTTAAAATTGACTTTCTGCCTGAGATGTCAGAAAACGAATTTTTATCCTTTCTTTTAGAAAGAAAAGAAGGGCGGGAGCAAATGACCTGTGCGGATTATCTTCTTGGGATCTTCCACCAGAAACTAATACCGAGATTTTTAGAGCAGGCCCGCATCCGTATGCACACGCTGGTTCAAGAGTTGTCCGAAACGCAGTTCAAAAGCTTTGTGCAAGCGGTTAAGCAAAACGTAGTACTAATTGATACTACTAACGGTTTTGACAATGCACAAGTGTGTGCAGGAGGGATTTCCACTATAGAGCTTAGTGCCAGGACAATGGAATCCAGATATATAAAAGGCCTGTATCTTACAGGCGAACTTCTGGATGCAGATGGAATCTGCGGTGGTTATAATCTTCAATGGGCATGGGCAACCGGCTATCTGGCCGGCAAGGCAGCTGCGGATACGCAGTGATTTTTACAAAGATAACAAAAAGGAGTAAAACATGATACGGATCAATCAGTTAAAATTAAACATTGCACATACACAATCAGATCTGGAACGAAAGATTTTGAAAACACTTCATATGAAAAAAGAATATCTTCAGGGATACAAGATCAGACGCCAGTCCATTGACGCACGTAAAAAGCCAGATCTTTATTATGTTTATTCCGTGGATGTCCTGGTAAAAGATGAGGCAAAAATCAAAAAAAGCATCAAGAGTAATCAGATTCAATTTCAGGCGAAAGAAGATGCTTATAACTTTCCTGCAAACGGAACCAGAGAGTTCCAGCACCGTCCTGTTATCATCGGGACCGGACCTGCGGGACTATTCTGCGGATATATGCTTGCAATCCACGGATACCGGCCAATCCTTCTGGAAAGAGGGGCCGATGTCGATCAACGCACTAAAGACGTAGAAACCTTCTGGAAGACCGGAACATTAGACCCTTCATCGAATGTTCAATTCGGTGAAGGCGGTGCTGGAACATTCTCTGACGGAAAACTTAACACTCTTGTTAAAGACAAATCAGGGCGGAACCACGAAGTTCTCCGCATCTTTGCCAGACATGGTGCTCCGGAAGCGATCACATATCAAAGCAAGCCGCATATAGGAACAGATATTTTGTCCCGGGTTGTAAAAGAAATGCGTGAATGTATCTGTGCGCATGGCGGAGAAGTACGGTTTCATTCACAGGTCACTGATATCCAGACCGTTACAACAGGGAACACAAAAGTGCTCCGCAAATTAGAAGTATACGATCTCAAAAAGCAGGAAAAATATGTTCTCGATACAGAGCTTGCTGTTTTTGCAATCGGTCATAGTGCCCGTGATACATTTGCCATGCTGCACCAACACGAAGTACCTATGCAGCCAAAAGCATTTGCAGTAGGAGTCCGCATGGAGCATCCTCAGGAAATGATTAATAAAGATCAATATGGAGAGCATTATCCGGACTTTCTGCCCGCAGCACCGTATAAACTTACGACAAATCTGAAAAACGGAAGAGGTGTATATACATTTTGTATGTGTCCCGGTGGATATGTAGTAAATGCCTCTTCCGAACCTCATCGCCTTGCTGTTAACGGAATGAGTTATAGCAAGCGAGACGGACAGAATGCCAATACCGCCGTTATCGTTACCGTAACCCCGGAAGATTTTGGAAGCAGCCATCCACTTGCCGGCGTTGAATTCCAAAGAAAATTAGAAGAAAATGCATATCGGGAAGGAAACGGCAAGGTTCCGGTACAGTTATTCGGTGATTTTTGTAAAAATATACCTTCGCAAAAATTAGGTGATATTATTCCACAGATAAAAGGTATGTATCAGCTTGCTAATGTCAGACGCATTTTTCCTGAGATCATTGCGGATTCATTACAGGAAGGGGTATGCATATTTGATCAGAAGCTTCCTGGATATGCAAGAAAGGATGCTGTCATTTCAGGAGTTGAAAGCAGAACATCTTCGCCGGTCAGAATCATAAGAGATGATTCTCTGCAAAGCGAGATCCGCGGAATCTATCCTTGTGGAGAAGGCGCGGGTTATGCCGGCGGCATTACATCTGCAGCCATGGATGGAATAAAAATTGCCGAAATGATTGCCGGCACATATCGCCCGTTAGAGACAAAAAAATAAAAATTTTTTATGAAATATGCTCACTTTATGTAGAAAATTGAAAAGAAGTTTAAGAATTTTTTAATATCATAAACCTATACACTTTTTCTGAAATGTGATAAAATGTATTGAGTTTTTTAGATAGGAAAAACGAGGAGGAGTACATATGAAAGGTGCAGGGAGTAAGAACGCCTGGGCTTTATTTCTGCTTATTCTGGCAGGAGTAGTTCTTGGTGGCTTTATCGGGATGCTGGCAAAAGGGGTGCCGGCCTTATCCTGGCTGAGTTATGGACAATCCTTTGGAATAGACGAGCCGATCGTCCTGGACCTGGGAGTGTTAGTCATAACATTTGGTCTGTCGATAAAGATAACCATGGCAAGTATCATTGGCGTGATTCTTTCCATTATCATATATCGTTTCTTATAGTTTACAGAAAGGTAGGTCCCTGACTTTACTTCTGTGAACGTCGTGCGAATCTAAAGAAAATATGAATCAATCTAATACCATGAGAGAAATGCCGAAAGACGAGCGGCCATATGAAAAATGTGCACGTCTGGGAGCGGACAGTTTAAGTGACGTTGAATTATTGGCGGTATTATTAAGAACAGGAACTCAGGGTGAAAATGCAGTAGACCTTGCAAGAAGGGTCCTGTATCATGCCGGCGAAAACGGAATCCTCGGGATTCACCAGTTTAATGTTGAACGTTTGAAAAAGATCAAGGGAATCGGTCAGGTAAAAGCAATTCAGATATCCTGTATATCGGAACTTGCAAAAAGGCTTTCCAAAGCTTCATATGAAGAAACCGTATGTTTTACCGAACCGAAAACGATTGCACAATATTATATGGAAGATTTAAGACACGAGAAACAGGAACATATGAAATTATTGATGTTAAACTCGAAGGCAAAGCTTCTCGGCGAAACCAATATTTCAAAAGGGACAGTAAATGCATCCCTTATTACACCGAGAGAGCTTTTTATAGAAGCATTGCAGAAGAATGCGGTATCAATTATAATTTTACATAATCATCCAAGTGGTGATCCGACTCCAAGCCGTGAAGATATGTTGACAACAAAAAGAATTCTGGATGCGGGTGCGCTTATAGGAATTGATTTGTTAGATCATATTATTATTGGCAATAATTGCTATATGAGTTTTCGTGAGGAGGGCATGCTGTAAATTCTGCAAACAAGATAGAAGAAAGGATTCTGTCAGATGGCAAGAAATGTATACGGGCTGGAC from Dorea longicatena harbors:
- the mutS gene encoding DNA mismatch repair protein MutS, whose translation is MAELTPMMQQYMQTKKEYPDCILFYRLGDFYEMFFDDALTASKELEITLTGKNCGLEERAPMCGVPYHAVDGYLNRLVSKGYKVAICEQMEDPATAKGLVKRDVVRIVTPGTNLDTQALDETKNNYIMCIAYASDHYGVSVADVSTGEYMVTEIENSEKLFDEIYKFMPSELICNEAFYMSGMDFELLKEKLGITVYSLDSWYFDDAICERILKEHFHAGTIEGLGLADYDCGVIAAGALMQYLVETQKRDLSHISHLTIYAAGKYMLLDSSTRRNLELCETLRDKQKRGSLLWVLDKTKTAMGARTLRKYIEQPLIDKNAIEKRLDAVDELMKNAISREEIREYLSPVYDLERLVCKITYQSANPRDLIAFQTSLAMLPHIKCILSDMQTPLLKELYEELDTLEDLCKLVSDSIREDPPIAMKEGGIIKDGYNAEVDKLRNAKSDGKDWLAKLETDEREKTGIKNLRIKYNKVFGYYLEVTNSFKDLVPDYYTRKQTLANAERYIIPELKELEDTILGAEDKLYALEYQLYSEVRDTIGKEVVRIQKTAKAIAKLDAFASLALVAEQNNYVRPKMNDKGLIDIKDGRHPVVEKMISNDMFICNDTYLNDKKDRISIITGPNMAGKSTYMRQTALIVLMAQIGSFVPASSANIGVVDRIFTRVGASDDLASGQSTFMVEMTEVANILRNATSKSLLILDEIGRGTSTFDGLSIAWAVIEYISNSKLLGAKTLFATHYHELTELEGKIENVNNYCIAVKEKGDDIIFLRKIVKGGADKSYGIQVARLAGVPQSVTDRAKEIVEELVQADVTGRIKDIEVQGQESSKQKTKHFDEVDLAQMSLFDTVKDDDVIKEIKDLDLANLTPIDALNTLYQLQNKLKNRW
- the mutL gene encoding DNA mismatch repair endonuclease MutL, which produces MSKIQVLDPITIDKIAAGEVIERPASVVKELVENAIDAGATAIVVEIKEGGISFMRITDNGCGIERDDVRSAFLRHSTSKIRSVDDLVHIGSLGFRGEALSSISAVAQVELITKTRDQTFGTLYRIAGGKEEDLEDTGAPDGTTFIIRQLFYNTPARRKFLKTPMTEASHVGDLMTRLALSHPHISFQFINNGQSKLHTSGNGKLKDVIYHIYGRDIAANLLKAEYDAKGLKVTGFLGKPIISRGNRNFENYYVNGRYAKNNIISRAIEDAYKDFTMQHKYPFVVLHIEIDGEHVDVNVHPTKMELRFNNQQEVYNAIYSAVDQGLHEKELIPHVEMPEPKPVVSNTPAYAPKPKTGSVSQTPAAVQTGATSGMTGGVTSASMPQRKKAIVPPPQERDLEYFMSRMKERVLAEHEEKKRREKIATKQAVHTTENIAENISVKESPSFSSASTPSNVAEEKIPYMQNASSKSKITMSTNTDETTKPEPSLTETPKQMELFEDHLLTREAMQKYKVVGQVFETYWLVEYDNSLYIIDQHAAHERVLYEKTLKSMKTREFTSQMISPPIVLNLSMQEAELLNTYMDQFTRIGFEIEEFGQDSYAVRAVPDNLFSIAKKELLIQMLDSLSDEITRNQSPDLIDEKIASMSCKAAVKGNMKLSVQEVDALIGELLSLDNPYHCPHGRPTIIAMTKRELEKKFKRIV
- the miaA gene encoding tRNA (adenosine(37)-N6)-dimethylallyltransferase MiaA — its product is MKKKPLVVLTGPTAVGKTKASIGLAKAIGGEIISADSMQVYEYMDIGSAKIRPEEMQGIPHYLVDELKPWDEFHVVRFQQMAKKAMEQIYANGHIPIIVGGTGFYIQALLYDIDFTSTSQDDNYRQDLENLAKEKGAEYLHNMLREIDPKSAEDIHANNIKRVIRALEYYHQTGQKMSRHNEEERQKESPYEFVYFVLNAPREQLYQRIDRRVDQMMSEGLVEEVKRLKEMGCTKEMVSMQGLGYKEILAYLDGEYALDEAVYTIKRDTRHFAKRQLTWFRRERQVTWIQKEKYDYDEEKILEAMISHLEGKIC
- a CDS encoding aminotransferase class I/II-fold pyridoxal phosphate-dependent enzyme — its product is MIPMNTIYNEMGIRETVLSFGKNIEKNLKDRFEKIDEIAEYNQLKVIKAMQDNRVSAGCFNYASGYGYDDQGRDTLEKVYASIFHTESALVRPQITCGTHALSLALAANLRPGDELLAPAGKPYDTLEEVIGIRPSNGSLAEYGISYSQVDLLADGTFDYENIKKAINDKTKMVAIQRSKGYQTRPSFSVKQIGELITFVKGIKPDLVCMVDNCYGEFVETIEPSDVGADMTVGSLIKNPGGGLAPIGGYIAGREDLIDACGYRLTSPGLGREVGASLGVMKDFYQGLFLAPTVSASALKGAIFAANIYEKLGFPVIPNGTESRHDIIQAVEFGIPEGVIEFCKGIQAAAPVDSYVTPEPWPMPGYDSDVIMAAGAFVQGSSIELSADGPIKPPYAVYFQGGLTWPHAKLGILMSLEYLVRAGIVTL
- a CDS encoding NAD(P)/FAD-dependent oxidoreductase produces the protein MKKIAIIGGGASGLVAAIAAARSNQKVQITIYEQKDSVGKKILATGNGRCNLTNKDMKSSYYRSENIPFVEEVLEQFGYEDTIRFFSSLGLMVKERGNYVYPHSDQASTVLELLKLELHRLGIKILTGVQVTDITPISSGFMIKLNTGKQKADAVILACGGKASSKLGSDGSGYTLAKGLGHTMVPVVPALVQLKVRKNLFAKAAGVRTDASVTAICDGKAIASDRGELQLTAYGISGIPVFQISRYVAKALYLKQNAKVKIDFLPEMSENEFLSFLLERKEGREQMTCADYLLGIFHQKLIPRFLEQARIRMHTLVQELSETQFKSFVQAVKQNVVLIDTTNGFDNAQVCAGGISTIELSARTMESRYIKGLYLTGELLDADGICGGYNLQWAWATGYLAGKAAADTQ
- a CDS encoding NAD(P)/FAD-dependent oxidoreductase; translated protein: MIRINQLKLNIAHTQSDLERKILKTLHMKKEYLQGYKIRRQSIDARKKPDLYYVYSVDVLVKDEAKIKKSIKSNQIQFQAKEDAYNFPANGTREFQHRPVIIGTGPAGLFCGYMLAIHGYRPILLERGADVDQRTKDVETFWKTGTLDPSSNVQFGEGGAGTFSDGKLNTLVKDKSGRNHEVLRIFARHGAPEAITYQSKPHIGTDILSRVVKEMRECICAHGGEVRFHSQVTDIQTVTTGNTKVLRKLEVYDLKKQEKYVLDTELAVFAIGHSARDTFAMLHQHEVPMQPKAFAVGVRMEHPQEMINKDQYGEHYPDFLPAAPYKLTTNLKNGRGVYTFCMCPGGYVVNASSEPHRLAVNGMSYSKRDGQNANTAVIVTVTPEDFGSSHPLAGVEFQRKLEENAYREGNGKVPVQLFGDFCKNIPSQKLGDIIPQIKGMYQLANVRRIFPEIIADSLQEGVCIFDQKLPGYARKDAVISGVESRTSSPVRIIRDDSLQSEIRGIYPCGEGAGYAGGITSAAMDGIKIAEMIAGTYRPLETKK
- a CDS encoding DUF4321 domain-containing protein, with protein sequence MKGAGSKNAWALFLLILAGVVLGGFIGMLAKGVPALSWLSYGQSFGIDEPIVLDLGVLVITFGLSIKITMASIIGVILSIIIYRFL
- the radC gene encoding RadC family protein, which translates into the protein MNQSNTMREMPKDERPYEKCARLGADSLSDVELLAVLLRTGTQGENAVDLARRVLYHAGENGILGIHQFNVERLKKIKGIGQVKAIQISCISELAKRLSKASYEETVCFTEPKTIAQYYMEDLRHEKQEHMKLLMLNSKAKLLGETNISKGTVNASLITPRELFIEALQKNAVSIIILHNHPSGDPTPSREDMLTTKRILDAGALIGIDLLDHIIIGNNCYMSFREEGML